A window of the Candidatus Neomarinimicrobiota bacterium genome harbors these coding sequences:
- a CDS encoding Mur ligase family protein encodes MNLNKLITRLSNILEIRGDLDRSISGISYDSRQIQTGHLFIAVRGLVSDGHSYIEAAIQAGAVAIVYDRPDCHIPPDIVAIQVENSRLILPRIASSYYGHPESKLKLVGITGTNGKTTTNYFVQHLLTDSMLKTGRVGTTGATLGKVNTDLMHTTPESADLYEILAEFVAHGAKAITLEVSSHALDQNRVDGLSFDVAVYTNLSQDHLDYHGSFEEYLAAKQLLFKGLSEASV; translated from the coding sequence ATGAATCTGAATAAGCTTATTACCAGGCTGTCAAACATTCTCGAGATCAGGGGCGATTTGGACCGCAGTATTTCCGGGATCAGCTATGATTCGCGCCAGATTCAGACGGGACATTTATTTATCGCTGTTCGCGGTCTGGTATCAGATGGCCACAGCTATATCGAGGCTGCTATTCAGGCAGGTGCCGTCGCTATCGTTTATGACAGACCGGATTGTCATATCCCACCTGATATTGTCGCTATTCAAGTAGAGAATTCACGTCTGATCTTACCCAGGATCGCCTCCAGTTACTACGGCCATCCCGAAAGCAAACTCAAGCTTGTGGGCATAACCGGGACAAACGGCAAAACAACAACCAATTATTTTGTACAACACCTGCTCACTGATTCCATGCTCAAGACAGGTCGTGTTGGGACCACTGGAGCAACCCTGGGTAAGGTGAATACTGATCTTATGCATACGACACCTGAATCAGCCGATCTTTACGAGATCCTCGCTGAATTTGTGGCGCATGGGGCAAAGGCCATCACCCTGGAAGTGTCCTCCCACGCTCTGGATCAAAATCGGGTGGATGGGCTCAGCTTTGATGTAGCCGTCTACACCAACCTCTCCCAGGATCATTTGGATTACCATGGTTCCTTTGAAGAATACCTGGCAGCAAAGCAACTCCTGTTTAAAGGCCTTTCAGAAGCTTCGGT
- a CDS encoding penicillin-binding transpeptidase domain-containing protein, producing MTYKKFRGRYIIVVVSSILVWTMLVFRMFFIQVIDAESLGAAIESRFEAKVSIPPLRGNFFDRNGKKLTDNIEHYSFSARPALVQDKDAIARLFSKTFNKSKRYYLNRLNSKSPFVYLERNIDPLLGRELSQRLLPTGVQVESEVRRYYPYGDVAAPLIGFVGTENHGLSGLEAHYNHQLAGISGWKELGSDGRGNTRIRGEFREQTPINGDNCSLTIDVDMQVIIEEELRSAIERHKADKAMAVLIDPSSGEILALANLPAFNPNTRSDLTQEALTSHPIMSAFEPGSTFKVVGATALLEANKVHPMDVFFCENGKFSIHGLHIKDWRSFANLTFSEVLQNSSNIGTIKAMENLEAGKLFKIARKFGFSEKSGIQFPYENTGSLKNNKHWSRISKSEISIGYEVSVTSLQLAMAYSAIGNGGILLKPQLVKNFTTPNGHAQVVDQMDAIRRVASENTMHTLSDILEKAVSQGTGSHAFLPNLRIAGKTGTAKKIKNGKYVSEYIASFASFYPANDPEYTLVVVVDHPRAGGYTGGMVAAPIAKEIYRRIYNLRGHTSDPYQHADLASKNIRSVPRSTLKGKLLSAAIPVMKVNAEHLTMPKLLGMSMKMSLSGLYALGLNPISHGSGRVIRQVPSAGKQLRTGQTVEIYLGDQ from the coding sequence ATGACCTATAAGAAATTTCGCGGACGCTATATCATCGTAGTTGTGAGTTCCATTTTGGTCTGGACCATGTTGGTCTTTCGTATGTTCTTTATCCAGGTTATTGACGCTGAAAGCCTGGGAGCTGCTATTGAATCCCGATTTGAAGCAAAAGTTTCTATCCCACCACTGCGGGGGAATTTTTTTGATCGGAATGGTAAAAAGCTCACCGATAATATCGAACATTATTCTTTTTCCGCACGGCCTGCACTGGTTCAAGACAAAGATGCAATTGCCCGTCTCTTCAGTAAAACCTTTAATAAATCAAAACGCTATTATCTGAATCGCTTGAATTCCAAGAGTCCATTTGTGTACCTCGAGCGCAATATCGATCCCCTGCTGGGCCGAGAGCTGAGCCAAAGACTTCTGCCAACTGGAGTGCAAGTTGAATCCGAAGTACGCCGGTATTACCCCTATGGCGATGTTGCAGCACCTCTGATCGGATTCGTTGGTACTGAAAACCATGGGTTGTCCGGCCTGGAAGCTCATTATAATCATCAACTGGCTGGTATATCAGGCTGGAAAGAACTGGGCTCCGATGGCCGGGGCAATACCCGGATTCGAGGTGAATTCAGAGAGCAGACACCCATCAACGGTGACAATTGTTCTCTCACAATAGATGTGGATATGCAGGTGATCATTGAAGAAGAATTGCGCTCAGCCATCGAAAGGCACAAGGCTGATAAAGCAATGGCCGTCCTCATCGATCCAAGCTCAGGAGAAATACTTGCTTTGGCAAACCTCCCGGCTTTTAACCCCAATACTCGTTCTGATCTGACCCAGGAGGCACTGACCTCCCACCCCATCATGTCTGCTTTTGAGCCAGGTTCCACGTTCAAAGTTGTAGGAGCAACTGCTCTGCTGGAAGCAAATAAAGTTCATCCCATGGATGTCTTTTTCTGTGAAAATGGAAAATTCTCCATTCACGGTTTGCATATCAAGGACTGGCGTTCGTTTGCAAATCTGACATTTTCAGAAGTTTTGCAAAATTCATCCAATATTGGAACCATCAAGGCCATGGAGAACCTGGAGGCCGGGAAACTTTTCAAGATCGCGCGGAAATTCGGGTTCAGTGAAAAGAGTGGGATCCAGTTTCCTTATGAAAATACAGGCTCATTAAAAAACAATAAACACTGGTCCAGAATTTCAAAATCTGAAATTTCCATCGGCTATGAGGTTTCTGTCACCAGCCTGCAATTGGCCATGGCTTACTCTGCCATCGGCAACGGAGGCATTCTTTTAAAACCGCAATTGGTCAAAAATTTTACAACGCCTAATGGTCATGCGCAGGTCGTTGACCAAATGGATGCGATCCGGCGGGTTGCCTCTGAAAACACAATGCACACTTTATCAGATATACTGGAAAAGGCAGTTTCCCAAGGCACCGGATCACATGCTTTTCTGCCAAACCTGCGGATTGCTGGTAAAACTGGAACTGCTAAAAAGATCAAAAATGGCAAATACGTCAGCGAATATATCGCATCATTTGCCAGTTTCTATCCGGCAAATGATCCTGAATACACACTGGTCGTGGTAGTAGATCACCCCAGAGCAGGTGGCTATACCGGCGGCATGGTGGCAGCCCCCATTGCCAAAGAGATCTATCGTCGGATCTATAACCTGCGGGGACACACTTCTGATCCGTATCAACATGCTGACCTTGCTTCAAAAAATATCAGATCAGTTCCCCGATCGACCTTGAAAGGTAAATTACTTTCTGCTGCCATTCCTGTGATGAAAGTGAATGCTGAACATCTCACCATGCCCAAACTGTTGGGCATGAGCATGAAAATGAGTCTCTCGGGACTCTACGCATTAGGGCTTAATCCAATCTCTCATGGCAGTGGTCGAGTCATTCGGCAGGTTCCAAGCGCAGGTAAGCAACTGAGAACCGGTCAAACTGTAGAGATCTATCTAGGTGATCAATGA
- a CDS encoding cell division protein FtsL translates to MRRNETGREILKTILYIGMVPVVAALLFLYVWLGEEVRACAVKLDSLRSQEITLRGEYNLVLSERNRLHRPDNLSKLARENLGLTQPDPETREIRVNLK, encoded by the coding sequence ATGCGACGAAATGAGACTGGACGTGAGATCCTGAAGACCATCCTGTATATCGGTATGGTTCCTGTCGTTGCAGCCTTGCTATTCCTATATGTCTGGTTGGGGGAAGAAGTTAGAGCATGCGCCGTTAAACTTGACTCGCTTAGATCACAGGAGATCACACTTCGGGGTGAGTATAACCTGGTGCTAAGTGAGCGAAATCGTCTACACCGTCCAGATAATCTTTCCAAGCTGGCTCGGGAAAACCTGGGTTTAACTCAACCGGATCCAGAAACCCGTGAGATCAGGGTTAATCTCAAATGA
- the rsmH gene encoding 16S rRNA (cytosine(1402)-N(4))-methyltransferase RsmH, with amino-acid sequence MSQITQSRFRHTPVLVDEVCELLINDLSGVYVDGTFGLGGHTKALSSLLNADATLIGIDQDQTALAQFTPSLVQQTLHLVCTNFENLKQILGDLKINKVHGILLDLGLNSFSLDDPERGFAFSLHGPLDMRFDRSNELTAEIVVNTYSQEQLADVIYRYGEERNSRRIARRIVEMRAQKRLTRSDELKQAVARSVDPRFRNKSLARVFQAFRIEVNREMEVLSSVLDSAIELMVPGGRLAVISYHSLEDRMVKMHFRELSQDIPRQPGMVDEEVKVPLLKRITTKPVVALPGEASVNPRARSAKLRVAERTTHATK; translated from the coding sequence GTGAGTCAAATAACTCAGTCTCGCTTTCGTCACACACCAGTATTGGTGGACGAGGTCTGCGAACTGTTGATCAACGATCTTTCTGGTGTTTACGTGGATGGAACTTTCGGCCTCGGCGGTCACACAAAAGCACTCTCCTCCCTGTTAAATGCTGATGCGACGCTAATTGGTATCGATCAGGATCAAACTGCCCTCGCTCAATTCACCCCTTCTTTAGTACAGCAAACCCTGCACCTCGTGTGCACGAACTTTGAGAACTTAAAGCAGATCCTTGGTGACCTGAAGATCAATAAAGTTCATGGGATCCTGTTGGATCTGGGTCTGAACTCCTTCTCTCTGGATGATCCGGAAAGAGGATTCGCATTCAGCCTTCACGGACCCCTGGACATGCGTTTTGACAGATCAAATGAACTGACAGCGGAGATAGTGGTGAACACTTACTCTCAGGAGCAACTAGCAGATGTCATTTATCGCTATGGAGAAGAGAGGAACAGTCGCAGAATAGCGCGCAGAATCGTGGAAATGAGAGCCCAAAAAAGATTAACACGAAGTGATGAGCTAAAACAGGCTGTCGCCAGGAGTGTGGATCCACGATTCCGAAACAAATCTCTTGCCAGAGTTTTTCAAGCATTCCGCATCGAAGTAAATCGAGAAATGGAAGTACTGTCCAGCGTACTTGACAGTGCAATAGAACTTATGGTCCCCGGTGGTCGATTGGCTGTGATCAGTTATCATTCTTTGGAGGATCGCATGGTTAAAATGCACTTCCGGGAATTGTCGCAGGATATCCCCAGACAACCGGGTATGGTAGATGAAGAGGTTAAGGTTCCCCTTCTCAAACGAATCACCACAAAACCTGTAGTCGCCCTCCCCGGCGAAGCTTCCGTCAACCCCAGGGCTCGCAGTGCCAAACTCAGAGTCGCAGAGAGGACAACGCATGCGACGAAATGA
- the mraZ gene encoding division/cell wall cluster transcriptional repressor MraZ, whose product MGTKTFTGEFRYSIDAKGRVNVPSKFRKALPETSEDTFVVTRGLDENIVAYSLDKWQQIEEELLKLSSRLPGHRAYKRQATRFATSLKFDSQGRVAIPVNLLQHAGIDKDVVIIGMIDEIEIWDPEILKRYEDTVFQLDAEDIEAIDNYTRSP is encoded by the coding sequence ATGGGAACAAAAACATTTACAGGTGAATTTCGTTATTCAATCGATGCAAAAGGTCGAGTGAATGTTCCATCGAAATTCAGGAAAGCGTTACCGGAGACCAGTGAAGATACTTTCGTGGTAACCCGAGGCTTAGATGAAAACATCGTGGCCTACTCATTGGACAAGTGGCAACAGATCGAAGAAGAATTACTGAAGCTTTCTTCTCGGCTGCCAGGGCACCGTGCATACAAGCGCCAGGCGACCCGCTTTGCCACTTCACTCAAATTCGATAGTCAGGGTCGCGTGGCGATCCCAGTCAATCTACTGCAACACGCCGGGATTGACAAAGACGTCGTGATCATTGGGATGATCGACGAGATCGAGATTTGGGATCCGGAGATATTAAAACGCTATGAGGATACTGTGTTCCAACTTGATGCTGAGGATATTGAAGCCATTGACAATTATACCCGATCACCGTGA
- a CDS encoding helix-turn-helix domain-containing protein, which yields MAFHEDLRNHRLKKGLILEEISEETKINIRILQALEQGDYHILPVPYVRLFMRAYAQTIDYPVEDILRGLENELKLTGEQSDSDMIASDLATSIDMTGAIVSPNQNMLQAERGSQSNTTRLIGGIIVLLVVIIFGKSLLKPNAPASQTPQFPLLPAMDLSLSLDSLDLPDSLFAANSPGLTITASGYLSIISNQGSNAVDTLFQEPGESISIILKHSMQLKMYPSDAVLISIQQDTLPGSPFSNAWLVVTTDSTSGQLRTYPTL from the coding sequence GTGGCATTTCATGAAGACCTAAGAAACCATCGCCTTAAAAAGGGACTCATCCTGGAGGAGATCTCCGAGGAAACCAAAATCAATATCCGCATCCTGCAGGCATTGGAACAAGGAGATTATCATATCCTGCCTGTCCCCTACGTCCGGCTATTCATGAGAGCATACGCACAGACCATTGACTACCCGGTTGAAGACATACTACGGGGACTTGAGAACGAGCTTAAACTTACTGGTGAACAGAGTGATTCAGACATGATCGCGTCTGATCTGGCAACCTCAATTGATATGACAGGGGCTATTGTCTCCCCAAATCAGAATATGCTCCAAGCTGAACGAGGATCACAAAGCAATACAACCCGCCTGATCGGTGGTATCATTGTACTATTGGTCGTGATCATTTTTGGTAAAAGTCTGCTGAAACCAAATGCACCAGCCTCACAAACGCCTCAGTTTCCCCTACTGCCTGCAATGGATTTAAGTTTGAGTCTTGATTCACTTGACCTGCCAGACTCACTTTTTGCGGCCAATTCACCGGGGCTTACCATTACAGCCTCTGGTTATTTATCCATAATTAGCAACCAGGGTTCCAATGCTGTGGATACACTTTTCCAGGAACCAGGCGAATCCATATCCATTATTTTAAAGCATTCAATGCAATTGAAGATGTACCCCAGTGATGCTGTACTGATCTCCATTCAGCAGGACACTTTACCCGGCTCTCCTTTCAGTAACGCTTGGTTAGTAGTAACTACTGATTCTACCAGCGGTCAATTGAGGACGTATCCCACTCTGTGA
- a CDS encoding Maf family protein translates to MQTIPLILASASPRRKLLLEQIGISFEIHPSQVAEPEYPGGDPVKYALSLAELKAADISNIYPHALVVGADTIVVVDDAVLGKPVDPTSAENMLKLLSNRTHQVVTAYSIQHRFLDIQLDRHVSTQVRFKPLAEDEIKRYIKSGAPFDKAGAYGIQDYSGVFVDRIEGCFYNVVGFPLSDFHTALKELLTKHQLTIYPG, encoded by the coding sequence ATGCAAACGATTCCCTTGATATTGGCCAGCGCTTCCCCCAGGCGAAAACTTTTACTGGAGCAGATCGGGATCTCCTTTGAGATACATCCAAGCCAGGTGGCAGAACCTGAATATCCAGGTGGTGATCCAGTTAAATATGCGCTGTCTCTGGCAGAGCTGAAAGCTGCTGACATCTCAAATATTTATCCCCATGCTCTGGTTGTAGGAGCTGACACAATTGTGGTTGTCGATGATGCGGTCCTTGGCAAACCGGTTGACCCGACATCAGCTGAAAATATGTTAAAGCTACTTTCCAACAGAACCCACCAGGTTGTTACAGCTTATAGTATTCAGCATAGATTTCTGGATATCCAACTGGACCGCCATGTATCGACTCAAGTGAGATTCAAACCACTCGCAGAAGATGAGATCAAAAGATACATCAAATCAGGAGCCCCCTTTGATAAAGCAGGTGCTTATGGAATCCAGGACTATTCCGGCGTCTTCGTGGATCGGATCGAGGGTTGTTTCTACAATGTGGTTGGTTTTCCCCTTTCAGATTTTCATACTGCTTTGAAAGAATTACTAACCAAACATCAGCTTACGATTTATCCAGGTTGA